The Methylophilus sp. TWE2 region GTTGAACTGGCTGATATCTTGTCCCTGGAAGAACACGTGTCCTTGCATGCGCAACTGTGGCGACAGCAGTTGCATGATACTGAGCGCAGTCAGGCTTTTGCCGCTGCCAGATTCGCCAACGATACAAGTGGTTTTTCCGCGTGCCAGCGTGAATGAGACATTGCTGACCAGTTTACGCTCGGGCGTATGCGCCGGCGTAATGCTCAGATTTTCTAAACGCAGAATTTCGCTCATTCTATGCTGTAGACCACGGTGACCACGACACGGGCAATTTTATCTACAGTGGATTTGTCATAAATGCCCCCATAGCTGTTATCACTGTCCTCGCCGCCGGTGGCAGGCAGGATATAAAAAGCACCCTGGCTGGCAGATTTCATGACGCCCACCTTGACGCCATCCTGTTTGACAAACTCGGTGGCACGCGTACGTGCATTTTTGGTGGCGTCTGCAATCAGCGACATTTTGACGGTTTCGAGATTGCTGACCAGGTATTCCGGTGGTTGTGAAGTCACCGGGTGATTATCGGCGCGCAAGGTTAAAATGGCCTGGTTGGCTGCGGCGATTTTTTTGAGGTCGGTGGTGCTGATATGCACACTCTGATAGCCCTCAAAGCCACGCTGGACCTGGCGTGGACTATCGTGTATGTACTCTTCTTCGTAATGCGGACCTAATGTTTGCACATCAATTGTCCGCATGCTGGAATCCAGGCCCTGCTGATCGAGAAAGTTTGCCAGGACGGCTCTTTCACGGTCTATGGCACGCAGGGTTTCGGCTTGTGTAGGTGCAACCACGCCAATATTGATGGTCCATTGCGCGCGGTCTGCCTTAACCGGTTTTTCCGCCAGGCCTTTGACGGTGATGGACTGCTGGCTGGAAACAGCGTGTTTGGCCTGCACGCCCAGAATAAAGGCTGCGGATGCCATGCCCACTGCCAGTAACAGGCCCAGGGCCGTCATGGCATTAAAAAAATGTTTTTGCTCTGACATCTGGCCTCCTGTCACGGGTAGCAATTAGCTGGAATGAACGATGCTTAATACCTGGTCAAGTTTAACACGTGCCTGCTCGCCCTGACCCAGCATGGGTTTCAGGCTAAGTTCATCAGCAGCGGCTTCATCATCGCCCAGAATAGCGGCAAACCTGGCACCACTGCGATCTGCTTTTTTCATTTGTGACTTGAAGCTGCCACCACCGGCATGCAACACCACATTAAGACCCATGCTACGCAGGCTTTCGGCCACAGTAAAGGCTTTTTGTTCTGCCAGCTCACCCACGTTGACCAGATAGAGGTCAGGCTGGCTGCTTGCGGTGACGCCATATTCTTGCATCAGCAGGAATACCCGTTCCAGGCCAATGCCAAAGCCACAAGCTGGGGTGGCACTGCCGCCAATGCGCTCTACCAGCGTGTCATAGCGGCCACCACCGGCAATGGTGCCCTGGGCACCCAGCTTGGTGGTGACCCATTCAAATACGGTACGGTTGTAATAATCCAGGCCACGCACCAGGCGGTGATTAATTACATAAGTAATCCCAGCCTGGTCAAGCAGGGCACATAAGCGCGCGAAGTGCTGTTTGGAGGAGTCACTGAGGCAATCCATGAGTTTTGGCGCGGCTTCGCATATGGCCTGCATACGTGGATTTTTTGTATCGAGAATACGTAGTGGATTGCTGTGCAGACGGCGTTTGGCGTCCTCATCCAGCAACTCTGCGTGCTGCTCAAAGTAAGCGATTAATGTCTTGCGGTATTGCGCACGCTCATCGGCGTCGCCTATGCTGTTTAACTGTAATTCAACATCTTCAATGCCTAATGCTTGCCACAAGCGGGCCAGCAGGACAATTTGCTCGGCATCCACATCCGGCCCATCAAAGCCAAACGCTTCCACGCCGATTTGGTGAAACTGGCGCTGGCGGCCTTTCTGCACATTCTCATGACGGAACATGGGGCCCATATACCACAAGCGTTGCGGGCCATTGTAAGTCAGGTTGTGTTCCACCACGGCGCGGACGCAGCCTGCGGTGCCTTCCGGGCGCAAGGTCAGTTTGTCGCCGTTGAGTTTGTCTTCCCAGGCATACATTTCTTTTTCAACGATGTCTGTATGTTCACCCACACTACGTACAAACAATTCGGTGGGCTCCACCAACGGCATGCGGATATTGTTGTAGCCATACTGGCCCAAAATGCTGCGTGCAGTATCTTCGAGTTTGAACCAGAGTGGGGTGGCTTCGGGCAAGATGTCGTAGAAGCCTTTAATGGATTGGAATTTTTGCGTCATAAACTAAATAGCAAGGATAGGGATTACGCCAGGCTTGGCTGCGTGCAGCTTGCCACCTTCTGCGTAATGTGTACGGACATACTCGTCCACGATCTGTTGAAACTCTTCGGCAATGTGGTCACCTTTAAGCGTGACGGTTTTCTCGCCATCGACAAACACCGGGGCCACGGGGACTTCACCCGTGCCAGGTAAGCTTATGCCAATATTGGCTAATTTGGATTCACCTGGCCCGTTGACTACGCAGCCCATGACGGCGACATTGAGCGTTTCCACACCAGGATATTGGCTTCGCCAGATGGGCATCTGATTGCGTAACCAGTTTTGGATTTGCAAGGCTAGTTCCTGGAAATAGGTACTGGTGGTGCGACCACAGCCAGGGCAGGCGGTGACCAGCGGGGTGAATGAGCGTATGCCCATGGTTTGCAGAATTTCTTGCGCCACAATCACTTCTTTGGTGCGTGACTCCGTTGGTTCTGGCGTCAGGGAGACGCGTATGGTATCGCCTATGCCTTGTTGCAGCAAAATCGCCAACGCAGCTGTAGAGGCCACCACGCCCTTGGAGCCCATGCCCGCTTCGGTCAGGCCCAGATGTAACGGGTAGTCACATCGATTGCCCAGCTCCTGGTAGACCAGTACCAGGTCCTGCACATTGCTGACCTTGCATGAAATAATGATCTGGTTGGGGCTTAAGCCTAAATCCACCGCTTGCTGTGCGCTTTCGAGTGCGGACTGGATCAGTGCTTCACGCATGAGTGCATCAGCAGACAGCGGGTTGGCTGACTTGCCATTGTCGTCCATCATCTGCGCCATTTTGGCCTGGTCCAGGCTGCCCCAGTTGACACCAATTCGCACGGCTTTCTTGTAATGAATGGCGGCTTCAATCATGGCAGCAAACTGTTCGTCACGCTTGCTTCCTTTGCCAACATTGCCGGGATTAATGCGGTATTTGGCCAGTGCTTGTGCGCACTCAGGGTAGGCTTGCAATAGCTTGTGGCCGTTGTAATGAAAGTCACCTACCAATGGCACCGGGCAGCCAAGTGCATCCAGCCCTTTGCGGATAGTACCTACCTGTGCCGCCGCCTCCGGGCTATTCACCGTGATGCGTACTACCTCGGAGCCAGCCTGCCACAGTTCATAGACCTGCGCGATAGTGGCTTGTGCATCGGCAGTGTCTGTATTGGTCATGCTTTGTACGACCACAGGGGAAACCGTTGTGCCATTCAGTCCGCCACCGACTGCCACGTGGCCAACCATCACTTGAAGGGTATTTCTACGGGATAGCATGATTGATTATTTCAGTTGAATGCGCGCGACGCGACCACGGGTGGCTTGCGTTAAATCGTAAGGCTGGTTATCAATGGTTAACTGCGTACCTGCAGCGTGGCCAACGGTGATATTCACCGGTTTTTCGGTGACGACCTGGCGCTCTGAGCCAGCAGGCAACACTTCACTGAAGACTTTCTTGCCCTGCATGTCTTCGATACGAACCCAGGAATCTTCACTCACCTTAAACTGCAGATTGGCTTTTTGCGGGTCGGTCGCTTTAATGGTTGTACTCTCCGCTGCCTCTGTCGTGGCTGGCGTTGGCGTACTGACGATAGTACTTTCAGTCATCGTGTTTGTCGCAGGCTGAACCGGGGTGACTTCACTGCTCGTATTGGGTGTTTGCGTATCTGTATTATTGGTCTGGGCATCAGCACTATTGACATCCACATTTTCTGTGCCGGGGGGCGCAGGCTCGGCGACAGCGGGCGGAGGTGTGGAGTCTGCAGGCATGGCAATTTCCTGCTGGGTGGCGTCACTGATTTCCCCCACATCAAGTGCCAGCGATGCATCTTTCAAGGCTTGTGGCTTGATATGATTCACATAAAAATAGGCAGCAATGCCTGCTAGAATCAGGAAAATAAGCAGGGTGAGCAAGCGTTGTGGACGAAATGCAGGCGTTGGCTGGTCAATGACCGAAGGGCTGGCATTGGAGCGGACGCTCAAGGGCAACGGAGCTTTATTGGGGACAATACGTTGATAAGCTTCAAGGATAGGCTGCACATCAATATTGAGTAACCGGGCATAGTTGCGGATAAAACCGCGCACAATACTGGGTTGTGGCAACTTATCAAAGTCATCCTGTTCTATGGCCTGAATTTGTTTAACACCCAACCTCAGTTGGCTGCAAACCTCATGGATGCTCAAACCCTGTGCTTCGCGTGCCGCTTTCAAAACATTTCCGCAACCAGACCCTAAGACAATGGCCGTGGTCGCTGGCTGTGACGCGCTTTCCATGGCCATGGCTGCACCATATTCTTCAGGGCTGTCTATTGGTTCAGGCTGCGTTTCCGGCATATGAGTATCTGCAGACGCAAACATACTTTCCAACGGGTGGCTGTTATTTTCGGTCATGCTTTCAGGTGTGATCTGGTTGCTTGTCGAGGACGTAATGTCCGCCTTGCGCTTACGGCCACGCCTGGGTTTCTCTACCGCTTCTGCCGGTGTGGGGTTGACGTTGGTTTTGTCTTCTGACGTCACTCGCATTTACTCCATATTTTGCAATTGTTTGGTTTCAATGGCGTTAGGGAACAATTTATGCAATTGGACACTATAGTAGGTAGCGTCATCAGTCATATGCAATGACCGGCAAATTCGCACGGCCAGTAATAATGACTCCGGTGTCGGGGCAATGTTCACGCTGTTTTGCAAGGTGTTCAATGCCAACGACGGTTCGCCGCGTGAAAACTGCAGGTTAGCCAGCTGGTATGCACTGGCATGTGCCAGCGGGTCTATCTGCAAAGCTTGGAAAAAGTAATTCTCCGCTTGTGTTTTTTGTTGGGCACGCAGTGCACAAACGCCAGCGTTATAAAGCGCTACCTGTGGGGTTTTGTATAGCGGATTCTTCACTGCCAGGGCAAATTCTTTTTGCGAGGCTTCAAATTTACCCTGCTCGCACAAGAATCTTCCATAGTTATTATGCGATTCAGAGTTTGTTGGTTGCAACTGTATGGAGCGTTTAAAAGCCTCTTCGGCACGGGCCTGATCACCGAGGGTGGCATATACCAGCCCCAGGCCGTTATAGGCGAGGGCATAGCTTGGGCTGCGTTCAATAGCCGTGTTGAACTCTTCAAGGGCTACCTCGTAACGCTTAAGGCGAAAGTATTCTGCACCAAGCTCGGTGTGTACGCGTGCAGATTCAACGTCACCGGTTTCTCGGCCGATCGATTGTTGTTCGTATGGCGAATTGTTATTTGCGGAAGGGTTTTGCGCACAACCCGTCATCCACAGCGCTGTCGTCAGGGCAAGCATGACTGCGGATGGCTTGAAAAAGGTTGATTTCATGGCTTACTGTTCCGGGTGTATCGCAATGGTTTTTTCTGTACGTCTGGTTTTATCCAGGACCTTGCCGGCCAGCTGACCACACGCGGCATCGATGTCGTCACCACGTGTTTTGCGTACCGTCACGACAAAGCCAGCCTGCATTAACATATCACGAAACGCCCGTACCTGCATGGGTTTGGAGGTACCGTAACCACTGTTGGGGAACGGGTTAAAGGGAATCAGGTTAAATTTGCATGGCACATCACGCACGATATTGATTAATTGCTTGGCATGTTCCAGCGTGTCATTGACGCCATCCAGCATCACATATTCAAACGTTACAAAGTCACGTGGTGCTTTGACCAGGTAGCGCTCACAAGCGGCCATGAGGTCTTTGATTGGGTACTTCTTGTTGATAGGCACGATTTCATCGCGAAGCGCGTCGTTGGGCGCGTGCAATGACACTGCAAGAGCGACCGGACAGTCTTCCTTGAGCCTGTCCATCGCAGGTACCATACCGCTAGTCGACAAGGTGACGCGACGGCGACTCAGGCCATAGGCACTGTCATCCAGCATGATCTGCATGGCGGTAACCACGTTGTCATAGTTAGCTAATGGCTCACCCATGCCCATCATGACCACATTGGAAATGATGCGCTCACCGGGTGGCAGCAAGTCGTAACCGGGGGCTTGGCGTAGAGAGTGGTTGGCAATCCACAGCTGGCCGATGATTTCGGAAACGTTTAGGTTACGGTTAAACCCCTGGCGACCGGTGCTGCAGAATGTGCATTCAAGTGCACAGCCTACCTGGCTGGAAATACACAGCGTACCGCGGTCATCTTCAGGAATGAAGACGGTTTCCACACTATTGGACGTTCCGTCTCTAAGGTTATTGGTGCCAATCAGCCATTTGCGCGTGCCATCATCAGACACTTGCTCCAGCTGCACTTCAGGCAAGGTAAATTCGGTTTCCTGGCGCAATTTTTCGCGCAAGGTTTTGGCAATATCGGTCATTTGCTCGAGGTCTAACACCCCGAAGTGATGCATCCAGCGCATCAATTGCTTGGCGCGGAAAGGCTTCTCGCCGAGACTGGAAAAGTACTCGGCGAGTTGCGGTTGGTTAAAATTCAGCAAGTTAACCAAGTGGATTCCTAATTCGGTATCAATTTGAGCGTCTTTAAAGTGACGAAAATTGATTGATTAGCCGAAGAAGTATTTGATTTCGATGGCCGCATTTTCCAATGAATCGGAACCATGTACTGCGTTTGCATCAATGCTGTCAGCGAAGTCAGCACGGATAGTGCCTGGCGCTGCATCTTTAGGGTTGGTTGCACCCATCAGGTCGCGGTGTTTCAACACAGCGTTTTCGCCTTCCAGGGCTTGAATCATCACAGGACCGGAGATCATGAATTTGACTAGGTCGTTAAAGAAAGGACGCTCTTTGTGCACTGCGTAGAAGCCTTCAGCTTCAGCTTGTGTCAGTTGAGTCATTTTAGCGGCAACGATTTTCAAACCGGCATTTTCAAAACGGGTGTAGATTTGACCGATCACGTTTTTTGCAACCGCGTCTGGTTTGATAATGCTGAGGGTACGCTCTAAAGCCATGAGAACTCCAAATAATGAATTAACAAGAAAAACAAACGACTATTCTACTATTTTTAACGTGATTGATAAACCTTGATAGTCGCTTGATGATGTGATTGGTTTAAATAACAGGCATTCATTGCTTTATTTTTTTTATCTAGAGGGAATAGTTGTTTTATGATGTGATGGTTTGCAACGATCACAAGCGCATACGTACTGAATATGGGTGATTAAAAACGAGAGACTAGCCATGACTAATCAAGAACACATCATGCATACATGCCCGGCCTGCGGCTTGCTATGTGACGATATCACGGGGGAAACCATTGCCAAGCAGCAATTTTCCTGTGGCAAAGCCGCAAAATTCTATGCGCGGACCACAAGCGGTTCCCAACCCCAAGTAGGTGGCAAAAATGTTCCGCTGGCGGATGCGGTCAAGGCAGCCGCCGGTTTGCTCAAGCAAGCCGAAGCACCGCTGGTTGCAGGGAGTAGTACTGATGTGCACGGAGCACGTGCACTCGTGAACCTGGCACAGCATACAGGGGCGGCGATGACACATCTGAATGCCAGCAGTACTTTACGCAACATGAAAGTGTTACAACATCGCGGCTGGCAGACCACGACACTAACTGAGGTGCGGAACCGTGCGGATGTGATTCTGATGATAGGCACGGATGTCGTGACGCATAACGCACGTTTTTTTGAGCGTGTGGTGTGGGTCAATGACGCCATGTTTACCGAGCCTGCTGCGCGTAAGGTGATTTACCTGGGCGGTGACAAACTCAATACCAAGCCTGGTGTTGCACCAGATGGACGTACACCAGAAGTCATTGAATGTGCTTCTGAACATTTGCCAGAAGTGATGGCAACCTTGCGTGCCCTGGTGATGGACAAACTTGTGACAGCAGACGACGTTGCTGGGATCGCCGTGAGTCGATTGAAAGCCGTGGCCGAGACGTTGAAAGCAGCCAAATATGCGACCTTGGTCTGGGTCTCAAAAGATTTGCATTACGACCATGCTGAACTCACCATTGAAAATATTACCGAAACCGTGGTGGCGCTAAACCAGAAAAGCCGTGCCATGGGCTTGTCGCTAGGCGGCAGTGACGGAGATACCAGTGTCAACTATACGCATACTTGGCTCAATGGCGTGATTATCGACGCGCCAGAATGGGAAAGCCACGATGCCGTGGTGTGGGTCAATAGTTACAGTCCTGAAGCCATGCCGCCTGCAGATACCTCGCCTGTGATTATATTGGGTGCACCTGATAGCAAGTTTGAAACCGCGCCCGCCGTGTTTATCCCGGTAGCCACGCCAGGGTTGGATTGCAATGGCCAGCAGTTCCGTGTCGATGGTTCGGTAACGCTACCGTTAATTGCAGCCAAACCTTCCGATCTACCTACGCTGACGCAAGTGGTGGCGATGATACAAGCTCAACTACAAGGAGATTTGGCATGATTACGCTACTCAAAAATGCCAAAGTGAT contains the following coding sequences:
- a CDS encoding helix-turn-helix domain-containing protein; the encoded protein is MRVTSEDKTNVNPTPAEAVEKPRRGRKRKADITSSTSNQITPESMTENNSHPLESMFASADTHMPETQPEPIDSPEEYGAAMAMESASQPATTAIVLGSGCGNVLKAAREAQGLSIHEVCSQLRLGVKQIQAIEQDDFDKLPQPSIVRGFIRNYARLLNIDVQPILEAYQRIVPNKAPLPLSVRSNASPSVIDQPTPAFRPQRLLTLLIFLILAGIAAYFYVNHIKPQALKDASLALDVGEISDATQQEIAMPADSTPPPAVAEPAPPGTENVDVNSADAQTNNTDTQTPNTSSEVTPVQPATNTMTESTIVSTPTPATTEAAESTTIKATDPQKANLQFKVSEDSWVRIEDMQGKKVFSEVLPAGSERQVVTEKPVNITVGHAAGTQLTIDNQPYDLTQATRGRVARIQLK
- a CDS encoding formylmethanofuran dehydrogenase, encoding MTNQEHIMHTCPACGLLCDDITGETIAKQQFSCGKAAKFYARTTSGSQPQVGGKNVPLADAVKAAAGLLKQAEAPLVAGSSTDVHGARALVNLAQHTGAAMTHLNASSTLRNMKVLQHRGWQTTTLTEVRNRADVILMIGTDVVTHNARFFERVVWVNDAMFTEPAARKVIYLGGDKLNTKPGVAPDGRTPEVIECASEHLPEVMATLRALVMDKLVTADDVAGIAVSRLKAVAETLKAAKYATLVWVSKDLHYDHAELTIENITETVVALNQKSRAMGLSLGGSDGDTSVNYTHTWLNGVIIDAPEWESHDAVVWVNSYSPEAMPPADTSPVIILGAPDSKFETAPAVFIPVATPGLDCNGQQFRVDGSVTLPLIAAKPSDLPTLTQVVAMIQAQLQGDLA
- the pilW gene encoding type IV pilus biogenesis/stability protein PilW, translated to MKSTFFKPSAVMLALTTALWMTGCAQNPSANNNSPYEQQSIGRETGDVESARVHTELGAEYFRLKRYEVALEEFNTAIERSPSYALAYNGLGLVYATLGDQARAEEAFKRSIQLQPTNSESHNNYGRFLCEQGKFEASQKEFALAVKNPLYKTPQVALYNAGVCALRAQQKTQAENYFFQALQIDPLAHASAYQLANLQFSRGEPSLALNTLQNSVNIAPTPESLLLAVRICRSLHMTDDATYYSVQLHKLFPNAIETKQLQNME
- the ndk gene encoding nucleoside-diphosphate kinase — translated: MALERTLSIIKPDAVAKNVIGQIYTRFENAGLKIVAAKMTQLTQAEAEGFYAVHKERPFFNDLVKFMISGPVMIQALEGENAVLKHRDLMGATNPKDAAPGTIRADFADSIDANAVHGSDSLENAAIEIKYFFG
- the rlmN gene encoding 23S rRNA (adenine(2503)-C(2))-methyltransferase RlmN encodes the protein MVNLLNFNQPQLAEYFSSLGEKPFRAKQLMRWMHHFGVLDLEQMTDIAKTLREKLRQETEFTLPEVQLEQVSDDGTRKWLIGTNNLRDGTSNSVETVFIPEDDRGTLCISSQVGCALECTFCSTGRQGFNRNLNVSEIIGQLWIANHSLRQAPGYDLLPPGERIISNVVMMGMGEPLANYDNVVTAMQIMLDDSAYGLSRRRVTLSTSGMVPAMDRLKEDCPVALAVSLHAPNDALRDEIVPINKKYPIKDLMAACERYLVKAPRDFVTFEYVMLDGVNDTLEHAKQLINIVRDVPCKFNLIPFNPFPNSGYGTSKPMQVRAFRDMLMQAGFVVTVRKTRGDDIDAACGQLAGKVLDKTRRTEKTIAIHPEQ
- a CDS encoding SIMPL domain-containing protein — protein: MSEQKHFFNAMTALGLLLAVGMASAAFILGVQAKHAVSSQQSITVKGLAEKPVKADRAQWTINIGVVAPTQAETLRAIDRERAVLANFLDQQGLDSSMRTIDVQTLGPHYEEEYIHDSPRQVQRGFEGYQSVHISTTDLKKIAAANQAILTLRADNHPVTSQPPEYLVSNLETVKMSLIADATKNARTRATEFVKQDGVKVGVMKSASQGAFYILPATGGEDSDNSYGGIYDKSTVDKIARVVVTVVYSIE
- the ispG gene encoding flavodoxin-dependent (E)-4-hydroxy-3-methylbut-2-enyl-diphosphate synthase; amino-acid sequence: MLSRRNTLQVMVGHVAVGGGLNGTTVSPVVVQSMTNTDTADAQATIAQVYELWQAGSEVVRITVNSPEAAAQVGTIRKGLDALGCPVPLVGDFHYNGHKLLQAYPECAQALAKYRINPGNVGKGSKRDEQFAAMIEAAIHYKKAVRIGVNWGSLDQAKMAQMMDDNGKSANPLSADALMREALIQSALESAQQAVDLGLSPNQIIISCKVSNVQDLVLVYQELGNRCDYPLHLGLTEAGMGSKGVVASTAALAILLQQGIGDTIRVSLTPEPTESRTKEVIVAQEILQTMGIRSFTPLVTACPGCGRTTSTYFQELALQIQNWLRNQMPIWRSQYPGVETLNVAVMGCVVNGPGESKLANIGISLPGTGEVPVAPVFVDGEKTVTLKGDHIAEEFQQIVDEYVRTHYAEGGKLHAAKPGVIPILAI
- the hisS gene encoding histidine--tRNA ligase produces the protein MTQKFQSIKGFYDILPEATPLWFKLEDTARSILGQYGYNNIRMPLVEPTELFVRSVGEHTDIVEKEMYAWEDKLNGDKLTLRPEGTAGCVRAVVEHNLTYNGPQRLWYMGPMFRHENVQKGRQRQFHQIGVEAFGFDGPDVDAEQIVLLARLWQALGIEDVELQLNSIGDADERAQYRKTLIAYFEQHAELLDEDAKRRLHSNPLRILDTKNPRMQAICEAAPKLMDCLSDSSKQHFARLCALLDQAGITYVINHRLVRGLDYYNRTVFEWVTTKLGAQGTIAGGGRYDTLVERIGGSATPACGFGIGLERVFLLMQEYGVTASSQPDLYLVNVGELAEQKAFTVAESLRSMGLNVVLHAGGGSFKSQMKKADRSGARFAAILGDDEAAADELSLKPMLGQGEQARVKLDQVLSIVHSS